The following are encoded in a window of Sminthopsis crassicaudata isolate SCR6 chromosome 3, ASM4859323v1, whole genome shotgun sequence genomic DNA:
- the LOC141559858 gene encoding olfactory receptor OR51C1-like, with translation MPALPNSTSLPSLTFFLTGVPGLEYAHTWISIPFFCLYITALSGNGMILFVIITEPSLHEPMYYFLSMLSTTDLGLCISTLVTMLRIFWFNARQISFNACLAQMFFIHLFTIMESSVLLAMAFDRFVAISNPLRYATILTNSRIIQIGIAIVTVATAILIPLILLLRRLSFCHSHVLRHSYCFHPDVMKLSCSDTKINSAFGLTATILVAGVDSTLILLSYILIIRSILNIASPEERKKAFSTCISHITAVAIFYIPLVSLSFVHRFGKQAPPYLPTLIANIYLLIPPVMNPIIYSVKTKEIRKALLKVLCPKAVRV, from the coding sequence ATGCCAGCTTTACCTAATAGCACATCACTACCATCTTTGACCTTCTTTCTGACGGGTGTTCCTGGATTAGAATATGCTCATACCTGGATCTCTATCCCTTTTTTCTGTCTGTACATAACAGCCCTCTCTGGAAATGGTATGATCCTGTTTGTCATCATCACTGAACCAAGCCTCCATGAGCCCATGTACTATTTCCTCTCTATGCTCTCCACCACTGACCTAGGTTTATGCATTTCCACACTAGTGACTATGCTGCGAATATTCTGGTTCAATGCCAGACAAATCAGTTTTAATGCTTGCCTAGCTCAGAtgttctttattcatttattcactatTATGGAGTCTTCAGTACTCTTAGCCATGGCTTTTGATCGATTTGTGGCCATCTCCAACCCCTTGAGATATGCTACTATTCTCACAAACTCCAGAATCATCCAAATTGGAATTGCGATTGTCACTGTTGCAACAGCAATCTTAATACCCCTTATCCTGCTACTCAGACGCCTCTCTTTCTGTCACAGTCATGTGCTTCGTCATTCTTATTGCTTCCATCCTGATGTGATGAAACTCTCCTGTTCAGATACCAAGATCAATAGCGCATTTGGGCTAACTGCAACAATCTTAGTTGCTGGAGTGGACTCCACATTAATCCTACTCTCCTATATACTGATCATCCGCTCAATCCTCAACATTGCATCACCAGAGGAACGCAAGAAAGCCTTCAGCACCTGCATCTCCCACATCACTGCTGTTGCTATTTTCTATATTCCATTGGTCAGTCTATCCTTTGTCCACAGATTTGGGAAACAAGCTCCTCCCTACCTGCCTACACTCATTGCCAATATTTATCTTCTCATTCCCCCAGTGATGAATCCAATAATTTATAGTGTAAAGACTAAAGAGATCCGTAAAGCTTTGCTCAAAGTTCTTTGTCCCAAGGCAGTCCGAGTCTAA